One Streptomyces sp. NBC_00554 DNA segment encodes these proteins:
- a CDS encoding undecaprenyl/decaprenyl-phosphate alpha-N-acetylglucosaminyl 1-phosphate transferase: MLYGIVAAIAALLLTAALAALLRMFALRFGVVERRRLRVVPLLGGVAVVGGTALVAGAGEWTDVAPLGTDAGRLLVAGIGVALLGLVADLRAVPLAVQVGGVGLAAALTVPYGELGLLGGVLGVAWIVFVTFAFVSLDHADGVMGTVGVVTAFALSGCAAAEVMDGTAALLSVLAAALTGFLMQGRPPARIVPGRCGALFAGFVLAGAAVVVHGGRETGAGVAALFSLTAVGLVDLALAARGPGGHLAHRLRRGGLTSRGVMVVIGTAAFGGALVGLLIDLGWVEPSAAWWVAGVVAVVVLVGGVGPFSRPRRPYPFPSPGGSAPRPPNARRARPQTPDGLKIPPPDRLRIHSRTG; the protein is encoded by the coding sequence GTGTTGTACGGAATCGTCGCCGCCATCGCCGCCCTGCTCCTCACCGCCGCGCTCGCCGCCCTGCTGCGGATGTTCGCCCTGCGCTTCGGGGTGGTCGAGCGGCGGCGGTTGCGGGTGGTTCCGTTGCTGGGCGGGGTGGCGGTGGTCGGGGGGACGGCGCTCGTGGCCGGTGCGGGGGAGTGGACGGACGTTGCTCCGCTGGGGACCGATGCCGGGCGGCTGCTGGTGGCGGGGATCGGGGTCGCGCTGCTCGGCCTTGTCGCCGATCTGCGGGCCGTGCCGCTCGCGGTCCAGGTGGGCGGTGTGGGTCTCGCCGCCGCGCTGACCGTGCCGTACGGCGAACTCGGGCTGTTGGGCGGGGTGTTGGGTGTCGCCTGGATCGTCTTCGTGACGTTCGCCTTTGTCTCGCTCGATCATGCCGACGGGGTGATGGGGACCGTCGGGGTCGTCACCGCCTTCGCGTTGAGCGGGTGTGCGGCGGCCGAGGTCATGGACGGGACGGCGGCGCTGCTGAGTGTGCTGGCGGCGGCGCTCACCGGGTTCCTGATGCAGGGGCGGCCTCCGGCGCGGATCGTGCCGGGGCGGTGCGGGGCGTTGTTCGCCGGGTTCGTGCTGGCCGGGGCGGCGGTGGTTGTCCATGGGGGGCGGGAGACGGGGGCCGGGGTCGCGGCGCTGTTCTCGCTGACGGCTGTGGGGCTTGTGGATCTCGCCCTTGCCGCTCGGGGGCCGGGTGGGCACCTTGCTCATCGGCTTCGGCGGGGTGGGCTGACTTCGCGGGGGGTGATGGTGGTGATCGGTACGGCGGCTTTCGGCGGGGCGCTCGTTGGTTTGCTTATCGACCTGGGGTGGGTGGAGCCGAGCGCTGCGTGGTGGGTGGCTGGGGTTGTCGCCGTGGTGGTGCTCGTGGGGGGTGTGGGGCCTTTTTCTCGCCCCCGCCGCCCCTACCCATTCCCGTCCCCCGGGGGCTCCGCCCCCAGACCCCCGAACGCCCGAAGGGCTCGTCCTCAAACGCCGGACGGGCTGAAGATTCCCCCGCCGGACCGGCTGAGAATCCACAGTCGGACGGGCTGA
- a CDS encoding (Fe-S)-binding protein, whose translation MQLAAIIVSLVLAVVGVALFSRAIAQIYRFVRLGQDVPAGTRTDDWTARTVTVVREFLGHTRMNRWGIVGVAHWFVAIGFFSLIATLVNAFGQLFQADWVLPIVGHWLPYEVFVEFIGLMTVLGILTLIVIRQLSRPGRAGRKSRFAGSNTGQAYFVESIILIIGLAIMTLRGMEGALVGVHHYEAAYFASYPIVATFRDTDVSTLQNLIYLTAMIKIGTSFIWMITVALKTDMGVAWHRFLAFPNIWFKRNAKGGTALGALLPMTSGGKDIDFTDPGEDDVFGVSQVEQFSWKGILDFSTCTECGRCQSQCPAWNTGKPLSPKLLIMSLRDHAHAKAPYLLAGGGKDAEGNEKATKEQLADVPAAALAEAERPLIGTFEENGVIDPDVLWSCTTCGACVEQCPVDIEHIDHIVDMRRYQVMIESAFPSEAGTMLKNLEKKGNPWGLAKKQRLEWTKEVDFEIPVVGRDLEDLDEVDYLYWVGCAGALEDRAKKTTKAFAELLHMAGVKFAIMGGDEKCTGDSARRLGNEPLFQELGMENVAALNMAFGEDDEDESTKKPKSAKKIVATCPHCLNTLGNEYPQLGGDYEVIHHTQLLQHLIDEGKLIPVTPVEGLITYHDPCYLGRHNKIYSPPREIMSAVPGLRQQEMHRHKERGFCCGAGGARMWMEERIGKRINNERVDEALSLNPDIVSTACPFCLVMLTDSVNGKKNDGQAKESIQVVDVAQLLLDSVRTPVDPAGTAEAESTPEPEPVK comes from the coding sequence ATGCAACTCGCCGCGATCATTGTGTCGCTGGTACTCGCCGTGGTCGGCGTGGCGCTGTTCAGCAGAGCCATCGCGCAGATCTACCGGTTCGTACGGCTCGGCCAGGACGTCCCCGCGGGAACCCGCACCGACGACTGGACCGCGCGCACCGTCACGGTGGTCAGGGAGTTCCTCGGCCACACCCGGATGAACCGCTGGGGCATCGTCGGTGTGGCCCACTGGTTCGTCGCCATCGGCTTCTTCTCGCTGATCGCGACCCTCGTGAACGCATTCGGGCAGCTCTTCCAGGCCGACTGGGTGCTGCCGATCGTCGGGCACTGGCTGCCGTACGAGGTCTTCGTCGAGTTCATCGGCCTGATGACGGTGCTCGGCATCCTCACGCTCATCGTGATCCGCCAGCTGTCCCGCCCCGGCCGCGCCGGCCGGAAGTCGCGGTTCGCCGGGTCCAACACCGGCCAGGCCTACTTCGTCGAGTCGATCATCCTCATCATCGGCCTCGCGATCATGACCCTGCGCGGCATGGAGGGCGCCCTCGTCGGCGTGCACCACTACGAGGCCGCGTACTTCGCCTCGTACCCGATCGTCGCCACCTTCAGGGACACGGACGTCAGCACGCTCCAGAACCTGATCTACCTCACCGCGATGATCAAGATCGGGACTTCCTTCATCTGGATGATCACGGTCGCGCTCAAGACGGACATGGGCGTCGCCTGGCACCGCTTCCTCGCCTTCCCGAACATCTGGTTCAAGCGCAACGCCAAGGGCGGGACCGCGCTCGGCGCGCTGCTGCCGATGACCTCCGGCGGCAAGGACATCGACTTCACCGACCCCGGTGAGGACGACGTCTTCGGTGTCAGCCAGGTCGAGCAGTTCTCCTGGAAGGGCATCCTCGACTTCTCCACCTGCACCGAGTGCGGGCGTTGCCAGTCGCAGTGCCCCGCCTGGAACACCGGCAAGCCGCTGTCCCCGAAGCTGCTGATCATGTCGCTGCGGGACCACGCGCACGCCAAGGCGCCCTACCTCCTCGCCGGCGGCGGCAAGGACGCCGAAGGCAACGAGAAGGCCACCAAGGAGCAGCTCGCCGACGTGCCCGCGGCCGCCCTCGCGGAGGCCGAGCGGCCGCTGATCGGCACCTTCGAAGAGAACGGCGTCATCGACCCGGACGTCCTGTGGTCCTGCACCACCTGCGGCGCCTGTGTCGAGCAGTGCCCGGTCGACATCGAGCACATCGACCACATCGTCGACATGCGCCGCTACCAGGTGATGATCGAGTCCGCCTTCCCGTCCGAGGCCGGCACGATGCTCAAGAACCTGGAGAAGAAGGGCAACCCCTGGGGGCTGGCCAAGAAGCAGCGCCTGGAGTGGACGAAGGAAGTCGACTTCGAGATTCCGGTCGTCGGCAGGGACCTCGAGGACCTCGACGAGGTCGACTACCTGTACTGGGTCGGCTGCGCGGGCGCCCTCGAGGACCGCGCCAAGAAGACCACCAAGGCCTTCGCGGAGCTCCTCCACATGGCGGGCGTCAAGTTCGCGATCATGGGCGGCGACGAGAAGTGCACCGGTGACTCCGCCCGCCGCCTCGGCAACGAGCCCCTGTTCCAGGAGCTCGGCATGGAGAACGTCGCCGCGCTGAACATGGCGTTCGGCGAGGACGACGAGGACGAGAGCACCAAGAAGCCGAAGTCCGCGAAGAAGATCGTCGCCACCTGCCCGCACTGCCTGAACACGCTCGGCAACGAGTACCCGCAGCTCGGCGGCGACTACGAGGTCATCCACCACACCCAGCTGCTCCAGCACCTCATCGACGAGGGCAAGCTGATCCCGGTGACCCCGGTGGAAGGCCTGATCACCTACCACGACCCGTGCTACCTCGGCCGCCACAACAAGATCTACTCGCCGCCGCGCGAGATCATGTCCGCCGTCCCGGGCCTGCGCCAGCAGGAAATGCACCGCCACAAGGAGCGCGGCTTCTGCTGCGGCGCCGGTGGCGCGCGCATGTGGATGGAGGAGCGCATCGGCAAGCGCATCAACAACGAGCGCGTGGACGAGGCCCTGTCGCTCAACCCCGACATCGTCTCCACCGCCTGCCCGTTCTGCCTCGTCATGCTGACGGACTCGGTCAACGGCAAGAAGAACGATGGCCAGGCCAAGGAGTCCATCCAGGTCGTGGATGTGGCTCAGCTGCTCCTCGACTCCGTCAGGACGCCGGTCGACCCGGCGGGCACGGCGGAGGCGGAGAGCACGCCGGAGCCGGAGCCGGTGAAGTGA
- a CDS encoding helix-turn-helix transcriptional regulator, with translation MATTEFGHAVRRWRDRVSPEAAGLPAGGHRRAAGLRREELALLAGISVDYVTRLEQGRAANPSEQVVEALGRALRLSGAEREHLFHVAGLVPPGQGTVPAFITPSVQRLLDRLTGTPVAVSDAAWTLLLANPLYVALMGERHGNERNAVWRNFLGSGNSRVRHTPEGLRTLEAVQVAELRATAIRYPADQRLRKLIAELRANSARFAELWESGAVGRPEASRKTIDHPQVGPLTLDCDVLSVAGSDLRIMIYTAEPGTEDAERMALLGVLGTQELSAS, from the coding sequence ATGGCGACCACGGAGTTCGGGCATGCGGTGCGGCGCTGGCGCGACCGGGTCTCCCCGGAGGCGGCCGGGCTGCCCGCCGGCGGCCATCGGCGCGCGGCCGGGCTGCGCCGCGAGGAGCTGGCGCTGCTGGCCGGGATCTCGGTCGACTACGTCACCCGCCTCGAACAGGGCCGCGCGGCCAACCCGTCGGAGCAGGTCGTCGAGGCCCTGGGCCGGGCGCTGCGGCTGTCCGGAGCGGAGCGCGAGCATCTGTTCCATGTCGCCGGGCTCGTACCGCCAGGGCAGGGCACGGTGCCCGCGTTCATCACGCCGAGTGTTCAGCGGTTGCTGGACAGGCTGACCGGGACGCCGGTCGCGGTCAGTGACGCGGCGTGGACGCTGCTGCTGGCCAACCCGCTGTATGTGGCGTTGATGGGCGAGCGGCACGGCAACGAACGCAACGCGGTGTGGCGCAACTTCCTCGGCTCGGGCAACAGCCGCGTCCGCCATACACCCGAGGGGCTGCGCACGCTGGAGGCCGTGCAGGTCGCCGAGCTGCGGGCGACGGCGATCCGTTATCCGGCGGACCAGCGGCTGCGGAAGCTGATCGCGGAACTGCGCGCGAACAGTGCCCGGTTCGCCGAGCTGTGGGAATCGGGCGCCGTGGGCCGGCCCGAGGCGTCGCGCAAGACCATCGATCACCCGCAGGTGGGCCCTTTGACGCTGGACTGCGATGTGCTGAGCGTCGCGGGCAGCGACCTGCGGATCATGATCTACACGGCTGAGCCCGGTACGGAGGACGCTGAACGGATGGCGCTTCTCGGGGTGCTGGGTACGCAGGAACTCAGCGCGTCCTGA
- a CDS encoding SDR family NAD(P)-dependent oxidoreductase, with protein sequence MTTTLITGANKGLGFETARRLVAAGHTVYVGSRDAERGHLAAERLGARSVQLDVTDDASVAAAVKSVEADGGLDVLINNAGIEERGANNTVIGAADVTADLMRSTFETNVFGVVRVTHAFLPLLRRSAAPVVVNVSSGLASMARVTAPDTPTYAYPGVAYPASKTAVNLITVQYAKAFPEMRINCVEPGYTATDLNGRTGIQTVEQGAEIIVRMAQVRPDGPTGGYFDADGPIPW encoded by the coding sequence ATGACAACGACACTGATCACCGGAGCGAACAAGGGTCTCGGCTTCGAGACCGCCCGCCGTCTCGTCGCCGCGGGCCACACCGTTTACGTCGGAAGCCGGGACGCCGAACGCGGGCACCTGGCCGCCGAGCGACTGGGCGCGCGGTCGGTCCAGCTCGACGTCACCGATGACGCCTCCGTGGCGGCCGCGGTGAAGAGCGTCGAGGCCGACGGAGGACTGGACGTACTGATCAACAACGCCGGCATCGAGGAGCGCGGTGCCAACAACACCGTGATCGGCGCCGCCGACGTGACCGCCGACCTGATGCGGTCGACGTTCGAGACGAACGTCTTCGGCGTCGTGCGCGTCACCCACGCCTTCCTGCCGCTGCTGCGCCGGTCCGCCGCCCCGGTCGTGGTGAACGTGAGCAGCGGCCTGGCCTCGATGGCCCGCGTCACCGCCCCGGACACCCCGACGTACGCCTACCCGGGCGTCGCCTATCCGGCCTCGAAGACCGCGGTCAACCTGATCACCGTGCAGTACGCGAAGGCGTTCCCGGAGATGCGGATCAACTGCGTCGAGCCGGGCTACACCGCGACCGACCTGAACGGCCGCACCGGGATACAGACCGTCGAACAGGGCGCCGAGATCATCGTCCGCATGGCCCAGGTCCGCCCGGACGGCCCCACCGGGGGCTACTTCGACGCCGACGGCCCGATCCCCTGGTGA
- a CDS encoding FG-GAP repeat domain-containing protein, which yields MRGNGSGIRTAAAGLGCVLLLAGLAGCAGTGTDETKPAATHDPITVAKAPAKLPVPRGKGSKTPDDFNGDGHPDLVLNDLVKGPDDTHGDDAGIGIVYGSVRGLTPGARQLLSPARQAAPTDGQLPALFEAEASGDLDGDGFTDLVVSTDPPYDGQGMPPVPLQILFGSPSGLTGKAVELTIPAQARSGNDWPDQPVPGDFDGDGATDLVVHASNGQLSYLRGPFTRKGAPRAAGAPLASPGNVPTGTAADVNHDGYDDLLVRTAEGAATSAIVLGGPAGPTRTGAALPTGIDVALGNFGKGKALDAAVGAMGGTSLRYDLPGTTRGSITTAGSVLDSGDFDGDGLSELVSSGSQLRILRGRTAGLSTAGMVTVQPPAQGTTRVLTVADFTGDGRADLVVRTYPGETKDTVALYPGGDKTNLVAPKPTVTFSTSEFLGMDS from the coding sequence GTGCGAGGAAACGGGAGCGGGATACGTACGGCGGCTGCCGGGCTCGGATGCGTCCTGCTGCTGGCGGGACTGGCCGGATGCGCCGGGACCGGCACGGACGAAACCAAGCCCGCCGCCACGCACGACCCCATCACCGTCGCCAAAGCCCCCGCCAAGCTCCCGGTCCCGCGCGGCAAGGGCAGCAAGACGCCGGACGACTTCAACGGTGACGGCCACCCCGACCTCGTACTGAACGACCTCGTCAAGGGCCCCGACGACACCCACGGCGACGACGCGGGCATCGGCATCGTGTACGGATCCGTCCGCGGCCTCACCCCCGGCGCACGCCAACTCCTCAGCCCTGCCCGGCAGGCGGCCCCCACCGACGGCCAACTCCCCGCGCTCTTCGAAGCGGAGGCGAGCGGCGACCTGGACGGGGACGGCTTCACCGACCTCGTCGTCTCCACGGACCCGCCGTACGACGGACAGGGCATGCCCCCCGTACCCCTCCAGATCCTCTTCGGCTCCCCCTCGGGCCTGACCGGCAAGGCGGTCGAGCTGACCATCCCCGCGCAGGCACGTTCCGGCAACGACTGGCCGGACCAGCCGGTCCCCGGCGACTTCGACGGAGACGGTGCGACGGACCTCGTAGTCCACGCCTCGAACGGCCAACTCAGCTACCTCCGTGGCCCGTTCACCCGCAAAGGCGCCCCGCGCGCGGCGGGCGCGCCCCTCGCTTCCCCGGGCAACGTGCCCACGGGGACCGCGGCCGACGTGAACCACGACGGCTACGACGACCTCCTCGTCCGTACGGCGGAGGGCGCCGCCACCTCCGCGATCGTCCTCGGCGGCCCGGCGGGCCCCACCCGCACGGGCGCCGCCCTGCCCACCGGCATCGATGTCGCCCTCGGCAACTTCGGCAAGGGCAAAGCCCTGGACGCGGCGGTCGGCGCCATGGGCGGAACCTCCCTGCGCTACGACCTGCCCGGCACCACCCGCGGCAGCATCACCACCGCGGGCTCGGTACTCGACTCCGGCGACTTCGACGGGGACGGCCTGAGCGAACTCGTCTCCAGCGGCTCGCAACTACGAATACTGCGAGGCCGTACGGCCGGTCTCTCCACGGCGGGCATGGTGACCGTACAGCCGCCCGCCCAGGGCACCACCCGCGTCCTCACCGTCGCCGACTTCACCGGGGACGGACGGGCGGACCTGGTGGTCCGGACGTACCCGGGAGAGACGAAGGACACGGTCGCGCTGTACCCGGGCGGCGACAAGACGAACCTGGTCGCACCGAAGCCGACTGTCACCTTCTCCACCTCGGAGTTCCTGGGAATGGACTCCTGA
- a CDS encoding Yip1 family protein, whose amino-acid sequence MAGFRIGRGRDNRAPQGRPQQQQPSYGQQAPGPPQGGRPPYGYPPAPQQQPYGGQQGGWPQAGPGGGGGYDEPEYFGDGHPQQGPDPYAANQPGHTQAFSVGEDPYNQGGTYRAGQTAAPPVGPRLHWKDLLKGIITRPNPTFLQMRDYAMWAPALIVTFLYGLLAVFGFDGAREDAINATLSNAIPIVLTTAVAIVLSTFILGVVTHTLARQLGGDGAWQPTVGLSMLIMSLTDTPRLVVAMFFGGDASFVQLLGWATWVAAGALLTLMVSKSHDLPWPKALGASAIQLIAILSIIKLGTF is encoded by the coding sequence GTGGCTGGATTCAGGATCGGACGCGGCCGGGACAACCGCGCCCCGCAAGGGCGACCGCAACAGCAGCAACCGTCGTACGGGCAGCAGGCCCCAGGGCCTCCTCAGGGAGGCCGGCCGCCGTACGGCTACCCACCCGCGCCGCAGCAGCAGCCGTACGGCGGGCAGCAGGGCGGCTGGCCCCAGGCCGGGCCCGGCGGTGGCGGCGGCTACGACGAGCCGGAGTACTTCGGTGACGGGCACCCGCAGCAGGGCCCGGACCCGTACGCCGCGAACCAGCCCGGGCACACCCAGGCCTTCTCGGTCGGCGAGGACCCGTACAACCAGGGCGGGACCTACCGCGCCGGTCAGACCGCGGCCCCGCCGGTGGGCCCCCGCCTGCACTGGAAGGACCTGCTGAAGGGCATCATCACCCGCCCCAACCCGACCTTCCTCCAGATGCGCGACTACGCGATGTGGGCCCCGGCCCTGATCGTGACGTTCCTCTACGGCCTGCTCGCCGTCTTCGGCTTCGACGGAGCCCGCGAGGACGCGATAAACGCCACCCTCTCGAACGCGATCCCGATCGTCCTGACGACGGCCGTGGCGATCGTGCTCAGCACCTTCATCCTGGGCGTGGTCACCCACACCCTGGCCCGCCAGCTCGGCGGCGACGGCGCCTGGCAGCCCACGGTCGGCCTCTCGATGCTGATCATGTCCCTCACGGACACCCCGCGCCTGGTCGTCGCCATGTTCTTCGGCGGCGACGCGTCCTTCGTCCAGCTCCTGGGCTGGGCGACCTGGGTCGCCGCGGGCGCTCTGCTGACCCTCATGGTCAGCAAGTCCCACGACCTCCCGTGGCCGAAGGCGCTCGGCGCCTCGGCGATCCAGCTGATCGCGATCCTGTCGATCATCAAGCTGGGTACGTTCTAG
- a CDS encoding recombinase family protein, protein MARKVAIYTRISRDDEGDGLGVTRQRQDCERLADLRGLSVAKIYEDNDVSAYKRNVRRPEFELMLSDLAAGLIDGVVSYDLDRLARQPKDLERLIDVFESRKRLTFVTVTNDIDLSSSDGRTMARVMVAFANKSSHDTARRIKRKHLELAMNGKSSGGPAPYGWKKDDPNKIDPEAACHIRAAQKEILAGVRIGTIRKRWQDEGIGRPREGTKRMAHHHVELMVTNPRLCGYRTYHGEILLNDDGEPVIGEWETINSVEEWEAVCGAVAERKQANPAAGKPLARKYLLSGIARCGLCHNKIRGQINRLWKPGSKASKYSYQCSVVNGGCGKVGRVGEPMEDLIIDLVLEEQRKRAAEDGSPTPAEWPGEDESKAVSDDIKALTTAASNREITMSSLLQLLPDLERRRDELKLERARFHRKLKRAESVSEEIKSREQFRDLPIERQQEIILHSLSAVAIHPAGRGKRIFNPDLVEPIWRE, encoded by the coding sequence GTGGCACGCAAGGTAGCCATCTACACCCGGATCTCACGAGACGACGAGGGCGACGGCCTCGGAGTCACCCGCCAGCGGCAGGACTGCGAACGGCTGGCCGACCTGCGCGGATTGAGCGTGGCGAAGATCTACGAGGACAACGACGTCTCCGCATACAAACGGAACGTCCGCCGCCCCGAGTTCGAGTTGATGCTGTCCGATCTGGCAGCAGGTCTCATCGACGGCGTGGTGTCGTACGACCTGGACAGGCTGGCCCGACAGCCCAAGGATCTTGAACGTCTGATCGACGTCTTCGAGAGCCGCAAGCGCCTGACTTTCGTCACTGTCACGAACGACATCGATCTCTCATCGTCGGACGGACGGACCATGGCGCGCGTGATGGTCGCTTTCGCCAACAAGTCGTCACACGACACTGCCCGCCGCATCAAGCGCAAGCACCTTGAGCTAGCGATGAACGGGAAGTCGAGCGGTGGCCCCGCGCCATACGGCTGGAAGAAGGACGACCCGAACAAGATCGACCCCGAGGCCGCATGTCACATCCGAGCGGCACAGAAAGAGATCCTGGCCGGAGTGCGGATCGGCACCATCCGTAAGCGTTGGCAGGACGAAGGGATCGGGCGCCCGCGAGAGGGAACGAAGCGGATGGCACACCATCACGTCGAGCTGATGGTGACGAACCCAAGGCTGTGCGGCTACCGGACCTACCACGGTGAGATCTTGCTCAACGACGATGGTGAGCCCGTCATCGGCGAGTGGGAAACGATCAACTCGGTGGAGGAGTGGGAAGCGGTCTGCGGCGCCGTTGCCGAGCGGAAGCAGGCCAATCCCGCTGCAGGCAAGCCGCTCGCGCGCAAGTACCTGCTTTCCGGTATCGCTCGGTGCGGGTTGTGCCACAACAAGATCAGGGGCCAGATCAACCGGCTATGGAAGCCAGGATCGAAGGCATCGAAGTACAGCTATCAGTGCTCCGTCGTGAACGGCGGTTGCGGCAAGGTCGGACGGGTCGGGGAACCCATGGAGGACCTGATCATTGATCTCGTCTTGGAGGAGCAGCGCAAGAGGGCGGCGGAAGACGGTAGCCCTACGCCTGCGGAGTGGCCAGGAGAAGACGAGTCCAAGGCTGTATCGGACGACATCAAGGCTCTGACCACGGCCGCGAGCAACCGTGAGATCACCATGTCATCGCTGCTTCAGCTCCTGCCCGACCTGGAACGCCGACGGGATGAGTTGAAGTTGGAACGCGCCCGCTTCCACCGGAAGTTGAAGCGTGCCGAGTCCGTCAGTGAGGAGATCAAGAGCCGCGAGCAGTTCCGAGATCTTCCCATTGAACGGCAACAAGAGATCATCCTGCACAGCCTGTCAGCCGTGGCAATCCACCCAGCAGGGCGCGGGAAGCGGATCTTCAATCCGGATCTGGTCGAACCGATCTGGCGGGAGTGA
- a CDS encoding replication initiator: protein MRQLPEADRDAIRIAQDPGFTRWLELITATGGCAHPIHLSGSTTTLDGATGEILHHYDTRSEPGERLSVRCRNRRATVCAPCSRLHAGDTFHLVRAGLLGGKNVPATVRNRPRLFITLTSPSFGSVHRAGELCRPRRQAGRCEHGRALGCGAVHGADDPVVGQPLCSGCYDYAAHVLWHSHAGKLWDRFVIGLRRQLASSAGLVQSRFADHARLSFARVAEYQKRAAVHIHAVVRLDGSAGPDEEPPAWGTLDRLAAAVRASAGRVLVHTPYSPAIGELTLRWGTQIDVRPLRADGGGPDDDAVAAYVAKYVTKGARETGAGTDYRLTNWHDIGTALASEHVRNLMRTCWRLGGLPEYEPLCLRAWAHTLGYRGHILTKSRAYSTTYAALRAERAHHMGHGTMQADIPGTVTDRNWRYIGSGHTPGAALIAAGIAEELATAREIARDELGPRGQP from the coding sequence CTGCGTCAGCTCCCCGAAGCAGACCGCGACGCAATCCGCATCGCACAAGACCCGGGCTTCACCCGCTGGCTGGAGCTGATCACCGCAACCGGCGGCTGTGCCCACCCCATCCACCTCTCTGGCTCGACTACCACCCTGGACGGCGCGACCGGCGAGATCCTCCACCACTACGACACCCGCTCCGAACCCGGAGAACGGCTCTCCGTCCGCTGCCGCAACAGACGCGCAACCGTCTGCGCTCCCTGCTCCCGCCTCCACGCGGGCGACACCTTCCACCTCGTCCGCGCGGGCCTCCTCGGTGGCAAGAACGTCCCCGCCACCGTTCGCAATCGGCCCCGGCTCTTCATCACCCTCACCTCCCCGTCCTTCGGTTCGGTACACCGTGCCGGGGAGCTGTGCCGTCCGCGCCGCCAAGCTGGCAGATGCGAGCACGGCCGTGCCCTCGGCTGTGGGGCAGTCCATGGCGCGGATGATCCCGTCGTTGGCCAACCGCTCTGCTCCGGCTGCTACGACTACGCGGCCCACGTGCTTTGGCACTCGCATGCAGGCAAGCTGTGGGACCGCTTCGTTATCGGCCTCCGGCGCCAACTCGCCTCCTCCGCAGGCCTCGTGCAGTCCCGCTTCGCTGATCACGCGAGGCTGTCCTTCGCACGCGTTGCCGAGTACCAAAAGCGGGCGGCTGTCCACATCCATGCCGTTGTTCGCCTCGACGGCTCGGCCGGACCTGATGAGGAACCCCCGGCCTGGGGCACCTTGGATCGCTTGGCCGCTGCCGTACGGGCCTCCGCCGGGCGCGTCCTGGTCCACACCCCCTACAGCCCGGCAATCGGCGAACTAACCCTGCGCTGGGGCACTCAGATCGATGTCCGTCCCCTGCGGGCTGACGGTGGCGGACCGGACGATGATGCGGTGGCCGCGTACGTCGCGAAGTACGTCACCAAGGGAGCGAGAGAGACGGGCGCCGGCACTGACTACCGGCTCACGAACTGGCACGACATAGGCACGGCGCTCGCGAGTGAGCACGTCCGGAACCTCATGCGCACGTGCTGGCGCCTCGGCGGGCTGCCCGAGTACGAACCCCTCTGCCTGAGAGCCTGGGCCCACACGCTCGGCTACCGGGGCCACATCCTCACCAAGTCCCGCGCCTACTCGACGACATACGCGGCACTTCGCGCCGAACGAGCCCACCACATGGGCCACGGCACCATGCAGGCAGACATCCCTGGCACGGTCACTGATAGGAACTGGCGCTACATCGGCTCCGGCCACACCCCTGGCGCGGCACTCATCGCCGCGGGGATCGCTGAGGAGCTGGCTACTGCCCGAGAGATCGCCCGCGATGAACTCGGCCCCAGGGGGCAGCCGTAG